Proteins encoded within one genomic window of Bacteroides sedimenti:
- a CDS encoding tetratricopeptide repeat protein: MIITFKEIMELRKGDKEKAYEVAENVYKSKGGVWVSRAYAWTLYDRISAEITSGGYTSAKPYIQEFLELNMSSTFIMNTQFLLQMERLYKDANFPALDVLRNRCFFMEEDWKKEKINGVFKPSIAEKFVSKFIKVFDRQSDVSYFIHYRPFLESAHKRMKDNIMFCNYLGKLLNKYTKQYDKALQLMTPMVNENSDFFMVWEELAEVYHNKKHYKESLACYCKALTCTSDDKHLLRIKFRLGMVLHKMGMDSEAKTEILEMVDILGTQNNFACPNWNSVKDMKWFLNAIPKSDNKALYQKQKKVAEKLVFQK, translated from the coding sequence ATGATAATTACGTTTAAAGAAATTATGGAGCTGCGAAAAGGCGATAAGGAAAAAGCGTATGAAGTGGCAGAGAATGTGTATAAAAGTAAGGGTGGGGTGTGGGTAAGCCGTGCTTATGCGTGGACGCTATACGACCGGATATCTGCCGAAATAACCAGTGGTGGCTACACAAGTGCAAAGCCATACATACAAGAATTTCTTGAACTTAACATGAGTTCCACCTTTATTATGAACACTCAGTTCTTGCTTCAGATGGAGAGACTTTATAAAGATGCTAATTTCCCGGCTTTAGACGTGCTTAGAAACCGATGCTTTTTCATGGAAGAAGATTGGAAGAAGGAAAAGATAAATGGTGTGTTTAAACCTTCAATTGCCGAAAAATTTGTATCTAAATTTATCAAAGTGTTTGACAGACAATCGGACGTGTCATATTTTATTCATTATAGACCGTTTTTGGAAAGCGCACATAAAAGAATGAAGGATAACATCATGTTCTGTAATTACTTAGGTAAATTGTTAAACAAATATACAAAACAGTACGACAAGGCGTTGCAGCTGATGACTCCGATGGTCAATGAAAACAGCGACTTTTTCATGGTATGGGAAGAGCTTGCAGAAGTGTATCATAATAAAAAGCACTACAAGGAATCACTCGCTTGCTATTGTAAAGCACTTACCTGCACATCGGATGACAAACATTTGTTGAGAATTAAGTTTCGTCTGGGCATGGTGCTTCATAAAATGGGCATGGATAGTGAAGCGAAAACAGAAATTCTTGAAATGGTGGATATCTTAGGTACACAAAATAACTTTGCTTGCCCCAACTGGAATAGCGTGAAAGATATGAAATGGTTTCTGAACGCTATTCCTAAATCGGATAACAAAGCGTTGTATCAGAAACAGAAAAAGGTAGCCGAAAAATTGGTGTTTCAAAAGTAA
- a CDS encoding DUF4831 family protein — MKRSIALLGLLLSISSFAQTDVSLYGGKGQEYGVTYALPKSVIEIEVETVKSTYIPGEFCKYAERYLRLTGISDTKEEHWDLTSVKAKSIGTPDPAKTYFVKLKDKTLAPLMELTEDGIIKSINLPLTPKVAPVKETPAPLKKKPNAREFMTEEILMAGSSAKVAELVAKEIYKVRESKSSLLRGEVESMPKDGASLKLVLEKLDEQEQALTELFSGTVEKETKTYKFTINPTQDITKAVAFRFSKKLGVLGVNDLAGAPVYYTLTNLKTVPEQAPVTGKPKKIEGIVYNVPGKAHFSIFTSQENLFDDDFMIAQFGNTDTLTESLFEKKSVVKVTFNPATGAVMKVDRETVK, encoded by the coding sequence TTTTACTCTCAATAAGTTCGTTTGCTCAGACAGATGTTTCACTTTATGGAGGGAAAGGTCAGGAGTATGGAGTTACGTACGCACTTCCGAAAAGCGTAATTGAAATTGAAGTGGAAACAGTAAAATCTACCTATATCCCGGGTGAATTCTGCAAATATGCAGAGCGATACCTGAGACTGACAGGCATTTCGGACACCAAAGAAGAGCATTGGGATCTCACCAGCGTGAAAGCAAAAAGCATCGGTACCCCCGACCCCGCCAAGACATACTTCGTAAAACTGAAAGACAAAACGTTGGCTCCGCTGATGGAACTCACAGAAGATGGCATCATCAAATCAATCAATCTTCCACTCACGCCGAAAGTTGCACCGGTAAAAGAAACACCGGCTCCACTAAAGAAAAAGCCAAACGCCCGCGAATTCATGACGGAAGAGATTTTAATGGCCGGATCGAGCGCAAAGGTGGCCGAACTAGTGGCGAAAGAAATTTATAAGGTAAGAGAGAGCAAAAGTTCACTTCTTAGAGGCGAAGTGGAAAGCATGCCAAAGGACGGCGCATCGCTAAAATTGGTGCTCGAGAAGCTGGACGAACAGGAGCAGGCTCTCACAGAACTATTCTCGGGCACAGTAGAGAAAGAGACTAAGACATACAAGTTCACCATAAATCCTACACAAGACATCACCAAGGCGGTTGCATTCCGTTTCTCAAAGAAACTGGGAGTCCTTGGAGTGAACGACCTGGCAGGGGCACCGGTGTACTACACGCTTACCAACCTGAAAACAGTTCCCGAACAGGCTCCTGTTACCGGAAAGCCAAAGAAGATTGAGGGCATCGTGTATAACGTGCCGGGAAAAGCTCACTTCAGCATCTTCACCTCGCAGGAAAATCTGTTTGACGATGATTTCATGATTGCGCAGTTTGGTAACACAGATACACTGACCGAGAGTCTGTTCGAGAAGAAATCGGTAGTGAAGGTTACGTTTAACCCGGCTACCGGGGCAGTGATGAAGGTTGATAGGGAGACGGTGAAGTAG